Proteins from one Gossypium raimondii isolate GPD5lz chromosome 8, ASM2569854v1, whole genome shotgun sequence genomic window:
- the LOC105792856 gene encoding calmodulin-like protein 7, with amino-acid sequence MVTTLLLLAILFILGFIHIYFSFLPNKFYYWIQSLIRNTSPSSSSSSAVNYKTAQKISVTERGDPNNLELKRVFSTFDKNGDGFITKQELRESLKNIRMFMTESEVEEMVVKLDANGDGLIDFDEFCVLCKAIDDDDDGGGEEFKRLGEEGEILKEAFDVFDRDKDGLITVEELGSVLCSLGLKEGDKIEDCKAMIRKVDIDGDGMVNFDEFKTMMKNGGRLVSAF; translated from the coding sequence ATGGTGACAACTTTGCTATTATTAGCTATTCTTTTCATACTGGGTTTCATTcatatttacttttcttttttgcccaataaattttattattggatCCAATCTTTAATCCGCAATACTAGtccttcatcatcatcatcttcagcTGTGAATTACAAAACGGCCCAGAAAATATCAGTAACGGAACGGGGAGATCCAAATAACTTGGAGTTAAAAAGGGTGTTTTCCACCTTCGACAAAAACGGGGACGGATTCATAACCAAGCAAGAATTGCGCGAATCGTTAAAGAACATACGGATGTTCATGACGGAATCGGAGGTGGAAGAAATGGTGGTGAAACTCGATGCTAACGGTGATGGGTTGATTGATTTCGATGAGTTTTGTGTCTTGTGTAAAGCCATCGACGACGACGACGACGGCGGCGGCGAGGAATTTAAAAGATTGGGGGAAGAAGGTGAAATATTGAAGGAAGCTTTCGATGTGTTTGATAGGGATAAAGACGGGTTAATTACCGTCGAGGAATTGGGATCGGTGCTTTGTTCATTGGGATTAAAAGAAGGTGATAAGATCGAAGATTGTAAAGCGATGATACGGAAAGTTGATATCGACGGCGATGGGATGGTGAATTTCGATGAATTCAAGACGATGATGAAAAATGGTGGCCGATTAGTCTCAGCCTTttga